A window from Citrobacter amalonaticus encodes these proteins:
- the fbp gene encoding class 1 fructose-bisphosphatase, which yields MKTLGEFIVEKQHEFSHATGELTALLSAIKLGAKIIHRDINKAGLVDILGASGAENVQGEVQQKLDLFANEKLKAALKARDIVAGIASEEEDEIVVFEGCEHAKYVVLMDPLDGSSNIDVNVSVGTIFSIYRRVTPVGTPVTEEDFLQPGNKQVAAGYVVYGSSTMLVYTTGCGVHAFTYDPSLGVFCLCQERMRFPEKGNTYSINEGNYIKFPNGVKKYIKFCQEEDKSTQRPYTSRYIGSLVADFHRNLLKGGIYLYPSTASHPDGKLRLLYECNPMAFLAEQAGGKASDGKERILDITPESLHQRRSFFVGNNHMVEDVERFIREFPDA from the coding sequence ATGAAAACGTTAGGTGAATTTATTGTCGAGAAGCAGCACGAGTTCTCTCATGCTACAGGTGAGCTCACTGCGTTGTTGTCGGCAATAAAGCTGGGCGCCAAGATCATCCACCGCGATATCAACAAGGCCGGTCTGGTCGATATCCTGGGTGCCAGCGGTGCTGAGAACGTACAGGGTGAGGTTCAGCAGAAACTCGACCTGTTCGCGAACGAAAAACTGAAAGCTGCACTCAAGGCGCGTGATATTGTCGCGGGTATTGCCTCTGAAGAAGAAGATGAAATCGTCGTTTTCGAAGGCTGTGAACACGCGAAATACGTGGTGCTGATGGATCCGCTGGATGGATCGTCCAACATCGATGTTAACGTCTCTGTCGGGACCATTTTCTCTATCTACCGCCGCGTGACGCCTGTCGGCACGCCGGTCACGGAAGAAGATTTCCTGCAACCAGGCAACAAGCAGGTTGCTGCGGGTTACGTGGTTTACGGCTCTTCCACCATGCTGGTTTACACCACCGGCTGCGGCGTCCACGCCTTTACCTACGATCCGTCGCTGGGTGTGTTCTGCCTGTGTCAGGAGCGGATGCGCTTCCCGGAGAAAGGCAACACCTACTCCATTAACGAAGGCAACTACATCAAATTCCCGAACGGCGTGAAGAAGTACATCAAGTTCTGCCAGGAAGAGGATAAATCCACGCAGCGCCCGTATACCTCGCGCTACATCGGCTCACTGGTTGCTGACTTCCATCGTAACCTGCTGAAAGGCGGGATCTACCTTTACCCAAGCACCGCCAGCCACCCGGACGGTAAACTGCGTCTGCTGTACGAGTGCAACCCAATGGCATTCCTTGCGGAGCAAGCGGGCGGCAAGGCGAGCGACGGGAAAGAGCGTATTCTGGATATCACGCCGGAAAGCCTGCACCAGCGTCGTTCGTTCTTCGTCGGCAACAACCATATGGTTGAAGATGTAGAACGCTTTATCCGGGAATTCCCGGACGCGTAA
- a CDS encoding methyl-accepting chemotaxis protein has protein sequence MPKSLSLRNTLLVLLSLITLLLLLTGSMGIYASTRIITSWIYYGVMTATTLTAIALLAVVWLLLRNKLLKPLDNVVEQLERLATGDLSAAESRYASAEFNRLQAALEGMRMALSESVRRVRDASSQIDTGSRELTAGNIHLATRTESTATSLEQTAASMEELTATVKQNAENADQAHQLAKSVSDTADRGSEMVCYVIEKMRDISGSANRIADILGVIDGIAFQTNILALNASVEAARAGEQGRGFAVVAGEVRNLASRSAEAAKEIRTLIGDSQSQVGEGSDLAMQAGETMDEIASEVMRMTKLMREIASASQEQSRGIEQVNIAVSQMDETAQQNAALVQQSSAATRSLEEQSHALIEAMASFKLQTA, from the coding sequence ATGCCAAAATCCCTCTCCCTACGAAATACCCTGTTGGTTTTATTGTCGCTTATTACCCTGTTATTGCTGCTAACAGGCAGCATGGGGATTTACGCCTCCACGCGAATCATTACCTCATGGATTTATTACGGAGTGATGACCGCGACGACGCTGACGGCCATCGCCCTGTTGGCGGTGGTCTGGCTGTTATTGCGTAATAAACTGCTGAAACCGCTCGATAATGTGGTTGAACAACTGGAACGCCTGGCGACGGGAGATTTGTCGGCGGCAGAAAGCCGTTATGCCAGCGCCGAGTTTAATCGCCTGCAGGCCGCGCTTGAAGGGATGCGCATGGCGCTGAGTGAATCTGTCAGACGCGTTCGCGATGCCAGTTCGCAGATAGACACCGGCAGTCGTGAACTGACGGCGGGCAATATTCATCTGGCGACACGCACCGAATCGACGGCGACCTCGCTGGAACAAACTGCCGCCAGCATGGAGGAGCTTACCGCAACGGTGAAACAGAATGCGGAAAACGCCGATCAGGCGCATCAACTGGCGAAATCGGTTTCTGATACCGCCGATCGCGGCAGTGAAATGGTCTGTTATGTCATTGAAAAAATGCGCGACATTTCCGGGAGTGCTAATCGTATCGCCGATATTCTTGGCGTGATCGACGGGATTGCGTTCCAGACCAATATTCTGGCGCTGAACGCCTCGGTTGAAGCGGCGCGCGCGGGAGAGCAGGGACGCGGTTTTGCCGTGGTGGCGGGCGAAGTGCGCAATCTGGCCAGCCGTAGCGCGGAGGCCGCAAAAGAGATTCGTACGCTGATTGGCGACTCGCAGTCACAGGTGGGAGAGGGCAGCGATCTGGCGATGCAGGCAGGCGAAACGATGGATGAGATTGCCAGCGAAGTCATGCGGATGACCAAACTGATGCGGGAAATCGCCAGTGCGTCGCAGGAGCAGAGTCGCGGTATCGAACAGGTGAATATCGCGGTGAGTCAGATGGATGAAACGGCGCAGCAGAATGCGGCGCTGGTACAACAGTCTTCTGCGGCAACCCGTTCCCTGGAAGAGCAATCGCATGCGCTGATTGAAGCGATGGCGTCGTTTAAATTGCAGACCGCCTGA
- the yjfF gene encoding galactofuranose ABC transporter, permease protein YjfF, which translates to MIKRNLPLMITLGVFVLGYLYCLTQFPGFASTRVICNILTDNAFLGIIAVGMTFVILSGGIDLSVGSVIAFTGVFLAKAIGYWGISPLLAFPLVLAMGCAFGAFMGLLIDALKIPAFIITLAGMFFLRGVSYLVSEESIPINHPIYDTLSSLAWKIPGGGRLSAMGLLMLAVVVIGIFLAHRTRFGNQVYAIGGNATSANLMGISTRSTTIRIYMLSTGLATLAGIVFSVYTQAGYALAGVGVELDAIASVVIGGTLLSGGVGTVLGTLFGVAIQGLIQTYINFDGTLSSWWTKIAIGVLLFIFIALQRGLTVLWENRQSSPVTRVGPAATPK; encoded by the coding sequence GTGATAAAACGTAATTTACCGTTAATGATCACCCTCGGGGTTTTCGTGCTGGGCTATCTCTATTGTCTGACGCAGTTTCCAGGCTTTGCCTCCACGCGCGTGATCTGCAACATTCTGACCGATAATGCCTTCCTGGGGATCATCGCCGTGGGGATGACCTTTGTGATCCTCTCCGGTGGGATCGATCTCTCCGTGGGATCGGTGATCGCCTTCACCGGCGTATTCCTGGCGAAGGCCATCGGCTACTGGGGGATCTCGCCGTTACTGGCGTTTCCGCTGGTGTTGGCGATGGGCTGCGCGTTTGGCGCGTTCATGGGGTTGCTGATTGATGCGCTGAAGATCCCGGCGTTTATCATCACGCTTGCCGGTATGTTTTTCCTGCGCGGGGTCAGTTACCTGGTATCGGAAGAGTCGATCCCGATTAACCATCCCATCTATGACACGCTTTCCAGCCTGGCGTGGAAAATCCCCGGCGGTGGGCGTCTGAGCGCGATGGGCCTGCTGATGCTGGCGGTGGTGGTCATTGGGATTTTCCTCGCGCATCGCACCCGGTTTGGCAATCAGGTGTATGCCATTGGCGGGAATGCGACATCGGCGAACCTGATGGGGATTTCCACCCGTAGCACCACGATCCGCATTTATATGCTGTCAACCGGGCTGGCGACGCTGGCCGGGATTGTCTTTTCTGTTTACACCCAGGCTGGCTACGCGCTGGCGGGAGTGGGCGTAGAGCTGGATGCGATCGCTTCGGTGGTGATCGGTGGTACGTTGCTGAGCGGTGGGGTCGGTACGGTTCTTGGAACGCTGTTTGGCGTGGCGATTCAGGGGCTGATCCAGACCTACATTAACTTCGACGGCACGCTCAGTTCATGGTGGACGAAAATTGCCATTGGCGTTTTGTTATTTATTTTCATTGCGTTGCAGCGCGGTCTGACGGTGCTTTGGGAAAATCGACAGAGCTCGCCGGTAACACGAGTCGGCCCGGCCGCGACGCCGAAGTGA
- the ytfT gene encoding galactofuranose ABC transporter, ATP-binding protein YtfT produces the protein MPQSLPQTTPPKRRFRWPTGMPQLIALLLVLLVDSLVAPHFYQIILQDGRLFGSPIDILNRAAPVALLAIGMTLVIATGGIDLSVGAVMAIAGATTAAMTVAGHSLPVVLLAALGTGVLAGLWNGVLVAILKIQPFVATLILMVAGRGVAQLITSGQIVTFNSPTLSWFGSGSLLLFPTPVIIALITLLLFWLLTRRTALGMFIEAVGINIRAAKNAGVNTRVIVMLTYVLSGLCAAIAGIIVTADIRGADANNAGLWLELDAILAVVIGGGSLMGGRFNLLLSVVGALIIQGMNTGILLSGFPPEMNQVVKAIVVLCVLIVQSQRFISLLKGVRGRDKT, from the coding sequence ATGCCCCAATCTCTCCCGCAAACCACGCCGCCAAAGCGACGCTTTCGCTGGCCGACCGGTATGCCGCAGCTGATTGCGCTGCTGCTGGTGCTGTTGGTGGACAGCCTCGTCGCCCCCCACTTTTACCAGATTATCTTGCAGGACGGTCGTCTGTTCGGCAGCCCGATCGATATCCTGAATCGCGCCGCTCCCGTCGCGCTGTTGGCGATAGGGATGACGCTGGTTATTGCCACCGGCGGCATTGACCTTTCCGTTGGCGCGGTGATGGCGATTGCCGGCGCCACGACCGCGGCGATGACCGTCGCCGGTCACAGCCTGCCAGTGGTCCTGCTTGCCGCATTGGGGACCGGCGTGCTGGCTGGCCTGTGGAACGGCGTCCTGGTGGCGATCCTCAAAATTCAGCCGTTTGTCGCCACGCTAATCCTGATGGTGGCGGGTCGCGGCGTGGCGCAACTGATCACCTCTGGACAGATTGTCACCTTCAATTCGCCCACGCTCTCCTGGTTCGGCAGCGGCTCGCTGCTGCTGTTTCCCACGCCGGTGATTATCGCGCTGATCACGCTGCTGTTGTTCTGGCTGTTGACCCGGCGAACGGCGCTCGGGATGTTTATTGAAGCGGTGGGGATTAACATCCGGGCAGCGAAAAATGCCGGCGTCAACACACGAGTCATCGTTATGCTCACCTATGTGTTGAGTGGGCTGTGCGCGGCAATCGCCGGGATTATCGTCACGGCGGATATTCGCGGTGCGGATGCCAACAACGCCGGATTGTGGCTGGAGCTGGACGCCATTCTGGCGGTGGTGATCGGCGGCGGTTCCCTGATGGGCGGGCGCTTTAATCTGCTGTTATCGGTGGTGGGTGCGCTGATCATTCAGGGGATGAACACCGGGATCCTGCTGTCCGGGTTTCCGCCGGAGATGAACCAGGTGGTCAAAGCTATTGTGGTGCTGTGCGTACTGATTGTGCAGTCACAGCGCTTTATCAGTTTGCTAAAAGGAGTGCGTGGTCGTGATAAAACGTAA
- the ytfR gene encoding galactofuranose ABC transporter, ATP-binding protein YtfR yields the protein MIAEQHQEILRTEGLSKFFPGVKALDNVDFSLRRGEIMALLGENGAGKSTLIKALTGVYHADRGSIWLEGSAISPRNTAHAQQLGIGTVYQEVNLLPNMSVADNLFIGREPRRFGLLRRKEMEKRATALMASYGFSLDVREPLNRYSVAMQQIVAICRAIDLSAKVLILDEPTASLDTQEVEMLFGLMRHLRDRGVSLIFVTHFLDQVYQVSDRITVLRNGSFVGCRETRELPQIELVKMMLGRELDTHALQRAGRTLLSDKPVAAFKGFGKKGTISPFDLEVRPGEIVGLAGLLGSGRTETAEVIFGIKPADSGSALIRGKPQTLRSPHQASCLGIGFCPEDRKTDGIIAAASVRENIILALQAQRGWLRPIARKEQNDIAERFIRQLGIRTPSAEQPIEFLSGGNQQKVLLSRWLLTKPQFLILDEPTRGIDVGAHAEIIRLIETLCADGLALLVISSELEELVGYADRVIIMRDRKQVAEIPLAELSVPAIMNAIAA from the coding sequence ATGATCGCGGAACAACACCAGGAGATCCTCCGTACAGAGGGATTAAGTAAATTCTTTCCTGGCGTCAAAGCGCTGGATAACGTCGATTTCAGTCTGCGTCGCGGCGAAATTATGGCGCTGCTCGGCGAGAACGGGGCCGGAAAATCCACGCTCATCAAAGCGCTGACCGGCGTCTATCATGCCGATCGCGGTAGTATCTGGCTGGAAGGCAGTGCCATCTCCCCCAGAAATACCGCACATGCCCAACAGCTGGGCATTGGCACGGTGTATCAGGAAGTGAACCTGCTGCCGAATATGTCGGTGGCGGATAACCTGTTTATTGGTCGTGAACCGCGTCGATTTGGCCTGCTACGGCGCAAAGAGATGGAAAAGCGCGCTACGGCGCTAATGGCGTCTTACGGTTTTTCCCTCGACGTGCGCGAACCGCTGAACCGCTATTCGGTGGCGATGCAACAGATCGTCGCGATCTGCCGGGCGATCGATCTTTCCGCCAAAGTTCTGATCCTTGATGAACCTACCGCCAGTCTCGATACGCAAGAGGTTGAGATGCTGTTCGGCTTAATGCGGCATCTGCGCGATCGCGGCGTGAGTCTGATCTTCGTCACCCATTTTCTTGATCAGGTTTATCAGGTCAGCGATCGGATCACCGTCCTGCGTAACGGCAGTTTTGTCGGCTGCCGGGAAACCCGCGAGCTGCCGCAGATTGAACTGGTCAAAATGATGCTGGGACGCGAGCTGGACACTCATGCGTTACAGCGTGCGGGGCGTACCTTGTTGAGTGATAAACCGGTGGCCGCGTTCAAAGGTTTCGGTAAGAAAGGGACGATCTCCCCGTTCGATCTCGAAGTACGACCTGGTGAGATCGTCGGTCTGGCGGGACTGCTTGGATCCGGGCGCACCGAAACGGCCGAGGTGATTTTCGGTATCAAACCGGCGGACAGCGGCAGCGCGCTGATCAGAGGAAAACCGCAGACGCTGCGATCCCCTCATCAGGCATCATGCCTGGGGATCGGTTTTTGTCCGGAGGATCGCAAAACGGACGGTATTATTGCCGCCGCCTCGGTGCGCGAAAACATCATCCTGGCATTGCAGGCCCAGCGCGGCTGGTTGCGGCCGATTGCGCGCAAAGAACAAAACGACATTGCCGAGCGGTTTATCCGTCAGCTTGGCATTCGCACCCCCAGCGCAGAACAGCCGATCGAGTTTCTCTCCGGCGGCAACCAGCAAAAAGTGCTGCTATCGCGCTGGCTGCTGACTAAACCACAGTTTCTGATCCTCGATGAACCGACGCGAGGGATCGACGTAGGCGCGCATGCCGAGATCATCCGCCTGATCGAAACGCTGTGCGCCGATGGTCTGGCGCTGCTGGTGATCTCCTCGGAGCTGGAGGAACTGGTAGGCTATGCGGATCGGGTGATCATCATGCGTGACCGCAAACAGGTGGCGGAGATCCCGCTGGCTGAACTGTCCGTTCCGGCGATCATGAACGCCATCGCGGCGTAA
- the ytfQ gene encoding galactofuranose ABC transporter substrate-binding protein YtfQ: MWKRLLIVTAVSAAMSSMAMAAPLTVGFSQVGSESGWRAAETNVAKSEAEKRGITLKIADGQQKQENQIKAVRSFVAQGVDAIFIAPVVATGWEPVLKEAKDAEIPVFLLDRSIDVKDKSLYMTTVTANNVLEGQLIGDWLIKEVNGKPCNVVELQGTVGASVAIDRKKGFAEAIAKAPNIKIIRSQSGDFTRSKGKEVMESFIKAENNGKNICMVYAHNDDMVIGAIQAIKEAGLKPGKDILTGSIDGVPDIYKAMIDGEANASVELTPNMAGPAFDALEKFKKDGTMPEKVTITKSTLYLPDTAKEELEKKKNMGY, from the coding sequence ATGTGGAAGCGCTTACTTATCGTCACAGCAGTTTCGGCAGCCATGTCGTCTATGGCCATGGCCGCCCCATTAACCGTAGGATTTTCGCAGGTCGGCTCTGAGTCCGGCTGGCGCGCCGCAGAGACCAACGTGGCGAAAAGCGAGGCCGAGAAGCGCGGCATCACGCTGAAAATCGCTGACGGTCAGCAAAAGCAGGAAAACCAGATTAAAGCCGTGCGTTCCTTTGTCGCTCAGGGCGTCGATGCCATCTTTATTGCGCCGGTAGTGGCAACAGGGTGGGAGCCGGTGTTGAAGGAAGCGAAAGATGCTGAGATCCCGGTCTTCTTGCTCGATCGTTCCATCGATGTCAAAGACAAATCTCTCTATATGACCACCGTCACTGCTAACAACGTGCTGGAAGGTCAACTGATCGGCGACTGGCTGATCAAAGAGGTGAACGGCAAGCCGTGTAATGTGGTTGAGCTGCAGGGTACCGTCGGGGCCAGCGTGGCGATTGACCGTAAGAAAGGGTTTGCTGAAGCCATCGCCAAAGCACCAAACATCAAAATTATTCGCTCTCAGTCCGGCGACTTTACCCGTAGTAAAGGTAAAGAGGTGATGGAGAGCTTTATCAAAGCCGAGAACAACGGCAAGAACATCTGCATGGTTTATGCCCATAACGATGACATGGTGATCGGGGCTATCCAGGCGATCAAAGAAGCGGGGCTGAAACCGGGCAAAGATATTCTGACCGGTTCTATTGACGGCGTACCGGACATCTACAAAGCGATGATCGACGGTGAAGCGAATGCCAGCGTTGAACTGACGCCGAACATGGCAGGCCCGGCCTTCGACGCGCTCGAGAAGTTCAAGAAAGATGGCACGATGCCTGAGAAGGTCACGATCACCAAGTCGACGCTGTATCTGCCGGATACCGCGAAAGAAGAGTTAGAGAAGAAGAAAAACATGGGCTACTAA
- the ppa gene encoding inorganic diphosphatase yields the protein MSLLNVPAGKDLPEDIYVVIEIPANADPIKYEVDKESGALFVDRFMSTAMFYPCNYGYINHTLSLDGDPVDVLVPTPYPLQPGSVIRCRPVGVLKMTDESGEDAKLVAVPHTKLSKEYDHINDVNDLPELLKAQITHFFEHYKDLEKGKWVKVDGWDNAEAAKAEIVASFERAAKK from the coding sequence ATGAGCTTACTCAACGTCCCTGCGGGCAAAGACCTGCCGGAAGATATCTACGTTGTTATCGAGATCCCGGCTAACGCCGATCCGATCAAATACGAAGTCGACAAAGAGAGCGGCGCACTGTTCGTTGACCGCTTCATGTCCACCGCGATGTTCTATCCGTGCAACTACGGTTACATCAACCACACCCTGTCCCTGGACGGTGACCCGGTTGACGTACTGGTCCCGACCCCGTATCCGCTGCAGCCAGGCTCCGTTATCCGTTGCCGTCCGGTTGGCGTACTGAAAATGACCGACGAATCCGGTGAAGATGCGAAACTGGTTGCTGTACCGCACACCAAGCTGAGCAAAGAGTACGATCACATCAACGATGTGAACGACCTGCCGGAACTGCTGAAAGCGCAGATCACGCACTTCTTCGAGCACTATAAAGATCTCGAAAAAGGCAAATGGGTGAAAGTCGACGGTTGGGACAACGCTGAAGCGGCGAAAGCTGAAATCGTTGCCTCCTTCGAGCGTGCGGCGAAGAAGTAA
- a CDS encoding gamma-glutamylcyclotransferase family protein, producing the protein MRIFVYGSLRTKQGNSHWMTNAQLLGDYSIDNYQLYSLGHYPGAVPGNGTVHGEVYRIDNATLAELDALRTRGGEYARQLIQTPYGSAWMYVYQRPVEGLTLIESGNWLDRDQY; encoded by the coding sequence ATGCGAATATTTGTCTACGGCAGTTTACGAACCAAACAAGGCAACAGCCACTGGATGACCAACGCCCAGTTGCTGGGCGATTACAGTATCGATAACTACCAGTTGTATAGCCTGGGCCACTATCCAGGCGCAGTTCCGGGGAACGGAACGGTACACGGTGAGGTTTATCGTATTGATAACGCCACTCTGGCCGAACTGGATGCGCTGCGCACCCGCGGCGGTGAATACGCGCGCCAGTTGATCCAGACGCCGTATGGCAGTGCATGGATGTACGTGTACCAGCGCCCGGTGGAGGGATTAACACTGATCGAAAGCGGTAACTGGTTAGACAGAGACCAGTACTGA